One Euphorbia lathyris chromosome 1, ddEupLath1.1, whole genome shotgun sequence DNA segment encodes these proteins:
- the LOC136210902 gene encoding AAA-ATPase At2g18193-like — MMQLYSLLENWRIFPSVSSMLSVYASFSTFLMLFRNVYRELVPKALESFLISKLCFLFSRNNSSPSYATFIIDDAWDGLDRNKLIDASRLYLSAKVGRDNKVIRVGKFRGQKNVTAALVEGEKIVDVFQGIQITWKFINQEKGDDAAAANRLKDNNSSRKGQFEIVFEEQYKEKVFQEYLNHILETCKVLTEGDKVLKLFTRSRVGWNSIDFRHPATFDALAMDPELKKSIIDDLDRFLARKDFYRKIGKAWKRGYLLYGPPGTGKSSLIASMANYLKFDVYDLELGGIFSDSDLRRVMLDINRKSITVIEDIDCNSGVRKRSMSSRPEDKCDDEAAYAKQFSLSGLLNCIDGLWSSSGEERIIVFTTNRKEVLDPALLRPGRMDMHIHMSYCTAEGFRVLAANYLGIKEHGLFEEIDGLIERVEVTPACVAEELLQSNEAEVALAQLINLLNRKKKEKEEL, encoded by the exons ATGATGCAGTTGTACTCTTTGTTAGAAAATTGGAGGATTTTCCCCTCAGTGTCCTCTATGCTATCAGTGTACGCCTCTTTCTCCACATTCTTGATGCTATTCAGAAATGTCTACCGTGAATTAGTACCAAAGGCACTTGAATCCTTCCTAATCTCTAAACTCTGCTTCCTCTTCTCTCGCAATAACTCTTCTCCATCTTATGCTACTTTCATCATTGATGATGCTTGGGATGGTCTGGATCGCAACAAGCTTATCGATGCTTCCAGATTGTACTTATCAGCCAAGGTTGGTCGCGACAACAAAGTCATTAGAGTTGGCAAATTCAGAGGCCAAAAGAATGTCACTGCCGCCTTGGTTGAAGGGGAGAAGATTGTTGATGTCTTTCAAGGGATTCAAATTACTTGGAAATTCATCAATCAAGAAAAAGGCGACGATGCTGCTGCTGCTAACAGATTAAAGGACAATAATTCATCACGAAAGGGTCAATTTGAGATTGTTTTTGAAGAACAATACaaggaaaaggtgtttcaagaGTACTTGAATCATATACTTGAGACTTGTAAAGTGTTAACAGAAGGAGATAAGGTTTTGAAGCTGTTTACAAGGTCTCGTGTTGGCTGGAATAGTATTGATTTTCGACATCCAGCTACTTTTGATGCTCTTGCCATGGATCCCGAGTTGAAGAAGTCCATAATTGATGATTTGGACAGATTCTTAGCCAGGAAAGATTTCTATAGGAAGATCGGCAAGGCGTGGAAGCGTGGTTATTTATTGTACGGACCTCCTGGAACCGGGAAATCAAGCTTGATTGCTTCCATGGCCAATTACTTGAAATTCGATGTGTATGATTTGGAGCTTGGTGGTATATTTTCTGATTCTGATTTGAGGAGAGTCATGCTTGATATAAACAGGAAGTCGATAACAGTGATCGAAGATATCGATTGCAACTCAGGAGTACGAAAAAGATCCATGTCATCACGCCCTGAGGATAAGTGTGATGATGAAGCAGCTTATGCCAAG CAATTCTCACTGTCGGGTCTGCTAAACTGCATTGATGGATTATGGTCAAGCAGTGGAGAGGAGAGAATAATAGTGTTCACGACTAATCGGAAAGAAGTGTTGGATCCGGCATTGCTTCGTCCGGGTAGAATGGATATGCACATTCACATGTCTTATTGCACAGCTGAAGGTTTTAGAGTATTGGCAGCAAATTACCTTGGGATTAAAGAGCATGGTCTATTTGAGGAAATAGATGGGTTGATTGAGAGAGTAGAGGTGACACCTGCATGTGTAGCAGAAGAATTATTACAGAGTAATGAAGCTGAAGTAGCTCTTGCTCAACTCATCAATTTGCTTAAccgaaagaaaaaggaaaaagaagagcTTTAA